The following proteins come from a genomic window of Acomys russatus chromosome 17, mAcoRus1.1, whole genome shotgun sequence:
- the Chkb gene encoding choline/ethanolamine kinase, with product MAADGTGAAGGGAVGGCLTKDSLRDAKCPAAIPNRRRISSLSRDAQRRAYQWCREYLGGAWRQVLPEELSVCPVSGGLSNLLFRCSLPDHLPSVGEEPREVLLRLYGAILQGVDSLVLESVMFAILAERSLGPQLYGVFPEGRLEQYLPSRPLKTQELQDPVLSGAIATKMARFHGMEMPFTKEPHWLFGTMERYLKQIQDLPSTGLPQMNLLEMYSLKDEMSNLRKLLDATPSPVVFCHNDIQEGNILLLSEPANDSLMLVDFEYSSYNYRGFDIGNHFCEWVYDYTHEEWPFYKATPTDYPSREQQLHFIRHYLAVVQKGVTLSEEEQKKVEEDLLREINRYALASHFFWGLWSILQASMSTIEFGYLEYAQSRFQFYFEQKGQLTSLHPSS from the exons ATGGCGGCGGATGGGACAGGTGCGGCCGGAGGAGGAGCTGTCGGCGGCTGCCTGACCAAGGACAGCTTGCGGGATGCTAAGTGCCCAGCGGCGATCCCAAATCGGCGGCGCATTTCCTCTCTGTCTCGTGACGCGCAGCGCCGAGCCTATCAGTGGTGCCGGGAGTACCTGGGCGGGGCCTGGCGCCAAGTGCTGCCCGAGGAGCTGAGCGTTTGCCCCGTGAG CGGAGGCCTCAGCAACCTGCTGTTCCGATGCTCGCTACCAGACCACCTGCCCAGTGTGGGCGAGGAGCCCCGCGAAGTGTTGCTCCGACTGTATGGGGCCATCCTGCAG GGCGTAGACTCCTTGGTATTAGAGAGTGTGATGTTCGCCATCCTTGCAGAGAGGTCTCTAGGGCCCCAACTTTATGGAGTGTTTCCAGAGGGCCGCCTGGAACAATACCTCCCA AGCCGGCCACTGAAAACTCAAGAGCTCCAGGACCCAGTGTTGTCAGGAGCCATTGCAACAAAGATGGCCCGCTTCCATGGTATGGAGATGCCTTTCACTAAGGAACCCCACTGGTTGTTTGGGACAATGGAGCG GTACCTAAAGCAGATCCAGGACCTGCCGTCCACTGGCCTCCCCCAGATGAACCTGCTGGAGATGTACAGCCTGAAGGATGAGATGAGCAACCTCAG GAAGTTACTGGATGCTACCCCATCGCCAGTGGTCTTCTGCCACAATGACATCCAGGAAG GGAACATCTTATTGCTCTCAGAGCCAGCAAATGACAGCCTCATGCTGGTTGACTTTGAGTACAGTAGTTACAACTACAG GGGCTTTGACATTGGGAATCACTTTTGTGAATGGGTTTATGATTATACCCATGAGGAATGGCCTTTCTATAAAGCAACACCCACAGACTACCCCAGCAGGGAACAGCAG CTCCATTTTATTCGCCATTACCTGGCAGTGGTCCAGAAAGGCGTGACCCTCTCTgaagaggaacagaagaaagTGGAAGAAGATTTGCTGAGAGAGATCAATcg GTATGCTCTGGCATCTCACTTTTTCTGGGGTCTGTGGTCCATCCTCCAGGCATCCATGTCCACCATAGAGTTTGGCTACTTG GAGTATGCCCAGTCTCGGTTCCAGTTCTACTTCGAGCAGAAGGGGCAGCTGACCAGTTTGCACCCATCATCTTGA